In Calditerricola satsumensis, a genomic segment contains:
- the rimP gene encoding ribosome maturation factor RimP gives MSQSIEALVERLAAPILEEEGCELVDVEFKREGRSWYLRLYIDKEGGVDIEDCSRVSERLSARLDEVDPIPQAYFLEVSSPGAERPLTKPRHFHWAVGKTVHVTTREPLDRQNVFQGYLTAFDGQTLTIEDLDDEEKVYTIPYDKVAKARLLVVWD, from the coding sequence GTGAGCCAATCGATTGAAGCGCTCGTCGAGCGGCTGGCGGCGCCGATCCTGGAAGAAGAGGGCTGCGAGCTGGTCGACGTCGAGTTTAAGCGAGAAGGCAGGAGCTGGTACCTGCGCCTCTATATCGACAAGGAGGGCGGCGTGGACATCGAAGACTGCAGCCGGGTGAGCGAGCGGCTTTCTGCCCGCCTGGATGAGGTGGACCCCATTCCCCAGGCCTACTTCCTGGAAGTGTCGTCGCCGGGAGCCGAACGGCCGCTGACCAAGCCGCGCCACTTTCACTGGGCGGTGGGGAAGACGGTGCACGTCACCACGCGCGAGCCGCTTGATCGCCAAAACGTGTTCCAGGGCTACCTAACGGCCTTCGACGGCCAGACGCTGACCATCGAAGATTTGGATGACGAGGAAAAGGTGTACACGATTCCGTATGACAAGGTGGCCAAGGCCCGGCTGCTCGTCGTGTGGGATTGA
- the ispG gene encoding flavodoxin-dependent (E)-4-hydroxy-3-methylbut-2-enyl-diphosphate synthase: MYRREETKPVRVGGVQIGGSGEVVIQSMTTTDTRDVEATVQQIWDLAGAGCQIVRLAVPDEEAARAIRAIKERSPIPIVADIHFDYKLALLALESGVDKIRINPGNIGSKEKVKAVVEACKARGVPIRIGVNAGSIEKPLLEKYGHPTPEAMVESALKHVEILEDLDFTDIVISLKASNVPMMIEAYRRMAEMRPYPLHVGVTEAGPVFSGSIKSAVGIGTVLALGIGNTIRVSLTADPVEEIKVAKEILKALGLRQEGPEIVACPSCGRAQIDQIALATKVEQAIATLKRPIKVAVMGCAVNGPGEAREADVGVAGGRGEGLIFRKGKIVRKVKEDELFEELMKEIDALIREESGEGAEETVKT; encoded by the coding sequence GTGTACCGACGGGAAGAGACGAAACCGGTGCGGGTCGGCGGCGTGCAGATCGGGGGAAGCGGCGAGGTCGTCATCCAGTCGATGACGACGACGGACACGCGCGACGTGGAGGCGACGGTGCAGCAGATCTGGGACCTGGCGGGTGCCGGGTGCCAGATCGTCCGTCTGGCCGTGCCCGACGAAGAGGCGGCGCGCGCCATCCGCGCGATCAAGGAGCGCTCGCCCATCCCCATCGTCGCCGACATCCACTTTGACTACAAGCTGGCCCTTCTGGCCCTCGAAAGCGGCGTGGACAAGATCCGCATCAACCCCGGCAACATCGGCTCGAAGGAAAAGGTGAAGGCCGTCGTCGAGGCGTGCAAGGCCCGCGGCGTGCCCATCCGCATCGGCGTCAACGCGGGGTCGATCGAAAAGCCGCTGCTCGAGAAGTACGGCCATCCGACGCCCGAGGCGATGGTGGAGAGCGCCCTGAAGCACGTGGAGATTCTCGAGGATCTCGACTTCACCGACATCGTCATCTCGCTCAAGGCGTCCAACGTGCCGATGATGATCGAGGCCTACAGGCGGATGGCCGAAATGCGGCCCTACCCGCTGCACGTCGGCGTTACCGAGGCCGGCCCCGTCTTTTCCGGCAGCATCAAGTCGGCCGTGGGCATCGGCACGGTGCTCGCCCTGGGCATCGGCAACACGATCCGCGTCTCCTTGACGGCCGATCCGGTGGAAGAGATCAAGGTGGCCAAGGAGATCCTCAAGGCCTTGGGTCTGCGCCAGGAGGGGCCGGAAATCGTGGCCTGCCCTTCGTGCGGCCGGGCGCAGATCGACCAGATCGCCCTGGCCACGAAGGTGGAACAGGCCATCGCCACGCTGAAGCGCCCGATCAAGGTGGCGGTGATGGGCTGCGCGGTGAACGGCCCGGGCGAAGCCCGTGAGGCTGACGTCGGCGTCGCCGGCGGCAGAGGGGAAGGCCTCATCTTCCGCAAGGGGAAGATCGTGCGCAAGGTGAAGGAGGACGAGCTGTTCGAGGAACTGATGAAGGAGATCGACGCCCTCATCCGCGAAGAAAGCGGTGAAGGGGCCGAAGAAACGGTAAAGACATAA
- a CDS encoding proline--tRNA ligase translates to MRQRHLLVPTLREDPADAEIASHRLMLRAGLMRQVAAGIYTYLPLGWRVIQKVMTIIREEMNRAGAQEILMPALHPAELWQESGRWDYYGPELMRLKDRHDRDFALGPTHEEVVTALLRDEVKSYKKLPINVYQIQTKFRDERRPRFGVMRGREFIMKDAYSFDVDEEGLDKSYRAMYDAYVRIFTRCGLNFRAVEADAGAIGGTSTHEFMVLSDVGEDTLAYCTSCAYAANLEKAEVLPPQGDKPSASGTPALERVATPGVRTVEELVRHLGVTLERIIKSVLFQVDGRPVLVLVRGDHEVNEVKVKNLFAANTVEAADAETVRQVMGAPAGFIGPVNAPEAVTVVADHAVAHVTDGVVGANEADAHYVHAVPGRDFAVLRYADLRNITADDPCPRCGGTIAFAKGIEVGHVFKLGTKYSEAMGATFLDEEGKERPMIMGCYGIGVTRLVAAIIEQHHDEHGIIWPVSVAPFAVHVVPVNWKNEDQRAAAERLYAALNEAGIEALLDDRDERAGVKFKDADLIGLPLRLTVGGKVADGLVELKVRATGEQEDVPLEEAVDRVRRRLEELAAPTRV, encoded by the coding sequence ATGCGGCAACGGCATCTGTTGGTTCCCACCCTTCGCGAAGATCCGGCGGATGCGGAAATCGCCAGCCACCGCCTGATGCTGCGCGCCGGCCTGATGCGCCAGGTGGCGGCGGGCATCTACACCTATTTGCCCCTGGGCTGGCGCGTGATTCAGAAGGTGATGACCATCATCCGCGAGGAGATGAACCGCGCCGGCGCGCAGGAGATCCTCATGCCTGCCCTGCACCCGGCCGAGCTGTGGCAGGAGAGCGGACGCTGGGACTACTACGGGCCGGAGCTGATGCGCCTCAAAGACCGGCACGATCGCGACTTCGCCCTCGGCCCGACCCACGAGGAAGTGGTGACGGCCCTTCTGCGCGACGAGGTGAAGTCGTACAAGAAGCTGCCGATCAACGTCTACCAGATCCAGACCAAGTTCCGCGACGAGCGGCGCCCGCGCTTCGGGGTGATGCGCGGCCGCGAGTTTATCATGAAGGACGCCTATTCCTTTGATGTGGACGAAGAGGGGCTCGACAAGAGCTACCGCGCCATGTACGACGCCTACGTGCGCATCTTCACGCGCTGCGGGCTCAACTTCCGCGCCGTGGAGGCCGACGCGGGGGCCATCGGCGGGACAAGCACCCACGAGTTCATGGTCCTGTCCGACGTCGGCGAAGACACCCTCGCCTACTGCACGAGCTGCGCCTACGCCGCCAACCTGGAGAAGGCCGAGGTGCTTCCGCCGCAAGGGGACAAGCCGTCGGCCAGCGGCACGCCGGCCCTCGAGCGCGTGGCCACGCCGGGCGTGCGCACGGTGGAGGAGCTGGTTCGCCATCTGGGCGTCACGCTGGAGCGCATCATCAAGTCCGTGCTCTTCCAGGTGGACGGCCGACCCGTCCTCGTCCTCGTGCGCGGCGACCACGAGGTGAACGAGGTCAAGGTGAAAAACCTGTTTGCGGCCAACACGGTGGAGGCGGCCGACGCGGAGACGGTGCGCCAGGTGATGGGCGCGCCGGCGGGATTCATCGGGCCGGTGAACGCGCCGGAGGCGGTGACCGTTGTGGCCGACCACGCCGTGGCCCACGTGACCGACGGCGTGGTGGGGGCGAACGAAGCCGATGCGCACTACGTGCACGCCGTTCCGGGGCGCGACTTTGCCGTCTTGCGGTATGCCGACCTGCGCAACATCACCGCGGATGATCCGTGCCCGCGCTGCGGTGGGACGATCGCCTTCGCCAAGGGCATCGAGGTGGGCCACGTCTTCAAGCTGGGGACGAAGTACAGCGAGGCGATGGGGGCGACCTTCCTCGACGAGGAAGGGAAGGAGCGGCCGATGATCATGGGCTGCTACGGGATCGGCGTCACCCGCCTTGTGGCGGCGATCATTGAGCAGCACCACGACGAGCACGGCATCATCTGGCCGGTGTCGGTGGCGCCCTTCGCCGTGCACGTGGTGCCGGTCAACTGGAAGAACGAAGACCAGCGCGCGGCGGCGGAGCGGCTGTATGCGGCCCTCAACGAGGCCGGGATCGAGGCGCTCCTCGACGACCGCGACGAGCGGGCCGGCGTCAAGTTCAAGGACGCCGACCTGATCGGCCTCCCGCTGCGCCTGACGGTGGGCGGCAAGGTGGCCGACGGGCTCGTGGAGCTGAAGGTGCGCGCCACCGGTGAGCAGGAGGACGTGCCGCTTGAGGAGGCCGTTGACCGCGTCCGCCGCCGCCTCGAGGAGCTGGCGGCGCCAACGCGCGTGTAA
- a CDS encoding PolC-type DNA polymerase III codes for MKAHNLGREAFASLLAHVAIDEQLRPALEGGELVRLEVWRKKRLWRVHVRFDRLLAPDAYRALVRALRARFADLAAVDLCLSYREPVDPAAAVAAYWPVAVEEAFVDCPTLAAALSPCQPAVDGHVVHVGVPNDVVLGHVKRKGADRLLAARLADLTGLTLAFRFAVEETGEALEAFRERREQEERELVEAALTAEDARQREATAAAKAARAEEEDEAVLYGYAIGDEPVPLKAVQEEARRVVVQGCVFDVETRELKTGRTLVTFKLTDYTDSILVKAFARDKDELARLSGIAEGMWVRVRGSAQLDPFVRDLVLNASDINRAEAPERRDTAEEKRVELHLHTPMSAMDAVTPVKKLVERAAKWGHPAIAITDHGVCQAFPEAYEAGQKYGVKILYGMEAYLVDDGVPIVYKAAPRPLLDDTYVVFDIETTGLSSVDDRIIEIAAVKVHKGEIVDRFESFVNPHRTISPKIQQLTGITNEMVKDAPELDEVLVRFRAFVGDAVLVAHNARFDTGFLAVNYRRIGQEPLASPVLDTLELARALYPNLRNHRLNTLCEKFGIPLVQHHRAVYDAEATGYLLWKMLLDAKERGYDTLDALNRLVGTGDVSRQRPFHATLLVLNAAGLKNLYKLISLSHMKYFHRTPRIPRSVLLEHRDGLLVGSACDQGEVFEAAMHKSEDELEEVAAFYDYLEIQPVANYRHLIDKDLVRDEEHIRDILRKIVRVGEKLGKPVVATGDVHYLDPHDEVYRRILVHALGGASPLDPDRLPPVYFRTTDEMLEAFAFLGEEKAREVVITNTRRIADSIEDLKPFPDELYAPVIEGADEEIRRMAYETARRIYGDPLPEIVEQRLEKELNSIINHGYAVIYLISHKIVNKSLEDGYLVGSRGSVGSSFVATMTRITEVNPLPPHYVCPSCHFSEFFTDGSVGSGFDLPDKDCPRCGTKLKKDGHDIPFETFMGFKGDKVPDIDLNFSGEYQPIAHKYTETLFGKDYVFRAGTISTVADKTAYGYVMKYVEEKGLKLRQAEIDRLARGVTGVKRTTGQHPGGLMVIPQDKEVYDFTPIQHPADDPEAGTITTHFDYHAISGRLLKLDILGHDDPTVLRMLQDLTGINPKEVPVDDPKVLGIFSSTEPLGVTPEEIGTNVGTLGIPEFGTKFVRQMLEDTRPKTFAELVRISGLSHGTDVWLNNAQDLIRSGTAKLSEVISTRDDIMVYLIQKGMEPSLAFKIMERVRKGKGLGDEEIQAMREHGVPEWYIASCQKIKYMFPKAHAVAYVLMAVRIAWFKVYRPIEFYATYFTVRADDIDLALVRRGPDAVREKIRELNEKGASATPKEKNLLTILEMCLEMLARGFSFQNIDLYRSDATKYLVDGNTLIPPFNALPGVGTAAAKAIVEAREEGPFLSVEDLQQRARVSRAVIDLLAEQGILRDLPETNQLSLF; via the coding sequence GTGAAGGCGCACAATCTGGGACGGGAAGCGTTTGCGTCCCTTCTTGCTCATGTGGCCATCGACGAGCAGCTGCGCCCGGCGCTGGAAGGCGGAGAGCTTGTGCGCCTTGAGGTGTGGCGCAAAAAGCGGCTGTGGCGCGTTCACGTGCGCTTTGACCGCCTCCTTGCGCCCGACGCCTATCGCGCGCTTGTCCGGGCCTTGCGCGCGCGCTTTGCCGATCTGGCCGCCGTCGACCTGTGCCTGTCGTACCGCGAGCCGGTTGACCCCGCCGCGGCGGTGGCGGCCTATTGGCCGGTGGCGGTGGAAGAGGCCTTTGTCGACTGCCCGACGCTCGCCGCCGCCCTTTCCCCCTGCCAGCCGGCCGTTGATGGGCACGTGGTGCACGTCGGCGTGCCCAACGACGTGGTGCTGGGCCACGTCAAGCGCAAGGGGGCCGACCGCTTGCTCGCCGCCCGCCTGGCCGACCTGACCGGCCTGACGCTTGCTTTCCGCTTTGCCGTGGAGGAGACCGGCGAGGCGCTGGAGGCCTTCCGCGAGCGGCGCGAGCAGGAAGAGCGCGAGCTGGTCGAAGCCGCGCTAACCGCCGAGGACGCGCGGCAGCGGGAGGCGACGGCCGCGGCGAAGGCCGCGCGGGCGGAAGAGGAGGACGAGGCCGTCCTGTACGGCTACGCCATCGGCGACGAGCCGGTGCCGCTCAAGGCGGTGCAGGAGGAGGCCCGCCGCGTCGTCGTGCAGGGCTGCGTCTTTGACGTGGAGACGCGCGAGCTGAAGACGGGGCGCACGCTGGTCACCTTCAAGCTGACCGACTACACCGACTCGATTCTCGTCAAGGCCTTTGCCCGCGACAAGGACGAGCTGGCGCGCCTTTCCGGCATCGCCGAAGGGATGTGGGTGCGCGTGCGCGGCAGCGCGCAGCTCGACCCCTTCGTGCGCGACCTCGTCCTGAACGCCTCGGACATCAACCGCGCCGAGGCCCCCGAGCGCCGCGACACGGCCGAGGAGAAGCGCGTCGAGCTGCACCTGCACACGCCAATGAGCGCCATGGACGCCGTGACGCCGGTGAAGAAGCTCGTCGAACGGGCGGCCAAGTGGGGCCATCCGGCTATCGCCATCACCGACCACGGCGTGTGCCAGGCCTTTCCGGAGGCGTACGAAGCCGGACAGAAATACGGCGTGAAGATCCTGTACGGAATGGAGGCGTACCTCGTCGACGACGGCGTGCCCATCGTCTACAAGGCGGCGCCGCGTCCGCTACTCGACGACACCTACGTCGTCTTCGACATTGAGACGACGGGCCTGTCCTCCGTCGACGACCGCATCATCGAGATTGCTGCCGTCAAGGTGCACAAGGGCGAGATCGTCGACCGCTTTGAGTCCTTTGTCAACCCGCACCGCACGATTTCGCCGAAGATTCAGCAGCTTACCGGCATCACCAACGAGATGGTGAAGGATGCGCCGGAGCTGGACGAGGTGCTGGTGCGCTTTCGGGCCTTTGTCGGCGACGCCGTGCTGGTGGCCCACAACGCCCGTTTCGACACGGGTTTTCTTGCCGTCAACTACCGGCGCATCGGCCAGGAGCCCCTGGCCAGCCCGGTTCTGGACACGCTGGAGCTGGCCCGCGCCCTCTATCCGAACCTCCGCAACCACCGCCTGAACACGCTGTGCGAGAAGTTCGGCATCCCCCTCGTCCAGCACCACCGTGCCGTCTACGACGCCGAGGCCACGGGGTACCTTCTGTGGAAGATGCTCCTCGACGCCAAGGAGCGGGGATACGATACCCTCGACGCGCTCAACCGGCTGGTCGGGACCGGCGACGTCTCCCGCCAGCGTCCCTTCCACGCCACGCTCCTCGTGCTGAACGCGGCGGGGCTGAAGAATTTGTACAAGCTGATCTCGCTGTCCCACATGAAATACTTCCACCGCACGCCGCGCATCCCGCGCAGCGTGCTCCTCGAGCACCGCGACGGCCTCCTCGTCGGCTCGGCCTGCGACCAGGGCGAGGTGTTCGAGGCGGCGATGCACAAGTCGGAGGACGAGCTGGAAGAGGTGGCCGCCTTCTACGACTACCTCGAAATCCAGCCCGTGGCCAACTACCGCCACCTCATCGACAAGGACCTCGTGCGCGACGAGGAGCACATCCGCGACATCCTGCGCAAGATCGTCCGCGTCGGCGAGAAGCTGGGCAAGCCCGTCGTGGCCACGGGGGACGTCCACTACCTCGACCCACACGATGAGGTGTATCGGCGCATCCTTGTTCATGCCCTCGGCGGCGCGTCGCCCCTCGATCCCGATCGGCTGCCGCCGGTCTACTTCCGCACCACCGACGAGATGCTGGAGGCCTTCGCGTTCCTCGGTGAGGAGAAGGCCCGGGAAGTGGTCATCACCAACACCCGTCGCATCGCCGATTCGATCGAGGACCTCAAGCCGTTCCCCGACGAGCTGTACGCCCCGGTGATCGAGGGGGCCGACGAGGAGATCCGCCGCATGGCCTACGAAACGGCGCGGCGCATCTACGGCGACCCGCTGCCGGAAATCGTCGAGCAGCGCCTGGAGAAGGAGCTCAACAGCATCATCAACCACGGGTACGCCGTCATCTACCTCATCTCGCACAAGATCGTCAACAAGTCCCTCGAGGACGGCTACCTCGTCGGCTCGCGGGGATCCGTCGGCTCCTCCTTCGTGGCGACGATGACGCGCATCACCGAGGTCAACCCCTTGCCGCCGCACTACGTCTGCCCGTCGTGCCACTTCAGCGAGTTCTTCACCGACGGGTCGGTCGGCTCGGGCTTCGACCTGCCGGACAAGGACTGCCCGCGCTGCGGAACGAAGCTGAAGAAGGACGGCCACGACATTCCCTTCGAAACGTTCATGGGCTTCAAGGGCGACAAGGTGCCGGACATCGACCTCAACTTCTCCGGCGAGTACCAGCCCATCGCCCACAAGTACACGGAGACGCTGTTCGGCAAGGATTACGTGTTCCGCGCCGGGACGATCTCCACCGTGGCCGACAAGACGGCCTACGGCTACGTGATGAAGTACGTGGAAGAGAAGGGGCTCAAGCTGCGCCAGGCGGAGATCGACCGCCTCGCCCGCGGTGTGACCGGCGTGAAGCGGACGACGGGGCAGCATCCCGGCGGGCTGATGGTCATCCCGCAGGACAAAGAGGTGTACGATTTCACGCCGATCCAGCATCCCGCCGACGATCCCGAGGCGGGCACGATCACGACGCACTTCGACTACCACGCCATCAGCGGGCGGCTCCTCAAGCTGGACATCCTCGGGCACGACGATCCGACGGTGCTGCGCATGCTGCAGGACCTCACCGGCATCAACCCGAAGGAGGTGCCGGTGGATGACCCGAAGGTGCTGGGGATCTTCAGCAGCACGGAGCCGCTGGGCGTGACGCCGGAGGAAATCGGCACCAACGTCGGCACGCTGGGCATCCCCGAATTCGGCACGAAGTTCGTGCGCCAGATGCTGGAGGACACGCGGCCGAAGACCTTTGCCGAGCTCGTGCGCATCTCCGGGCTGTCCCACGGCACCGACGTGTGGCTGAACAACGCCCAGGACCTCATCCGCAGCGGGACGGCCAAGCTGTCCGAGGTCATTTCCACGCGCGACGACATCATGGTCTACCTGATCCAGAAGGGCATGGAGCCCTCGCTGGCCTTCAAGATCATGGAGCGCGTGCGCAAGGGGAAGGGGCTGGGCGACGAGGAGATTCAGGCCATGCGCGAGCACGGCGTGCCGGAGTGGTACATCGCCTCGTGCCAGAAGATCAAGTACATGTTCCCCAAGGCCCACGCCGTGGCCTACGTGCTGATGGCCGTGCGCATCGCCTGGTTCAAGGTATACCGGCCGATCGAATTTTACGCCACCTACTTCACCGTCCGCGCCGACGACATCGATCTCGCCCTCGTGCGCCGCGGTCCCGACGCCGTGCGGGAGAAGATCCGCGAGCTGAACGAAAAGGGCGCCAGCGCCACGCCCAAGGAGAAGAACCTGCTGACCATCCTCGAGATGTGCCTGGAGATGCTGGCGCGGGGCTTTTCGTTCCAGAACATCGATTTGTACCGTTCCGACGCGACCAAGTACCTCGTCGACGGCAACACCCTCATCCCGCCGTTCAACGCCCTGCCCGGCGTCGGCACGGCGGCGGCGAAAGCCATCGTCGAGGCGCGGGAGGAGGGCCCGTTCCTCTCCGTCGAGGACTTGCAGCAGCGCGCGCGCGTCTCCCGCGCCGTGATCGACCTCTTGGCCGAGCAGGGCATCCTGCGCGACCTGCCGGAGACGAACCAGCTGTCGCTTTTCTGA
- the rseP gene encoding RIP metalloprotease RseP, producing MNAILAIALVFGALVFFHELGHFLLAKRAGILVREFAIGFGPRLVAFRKGETTYSLRLFPLGGYVRMAGEDPEMVPLATGRKVHVRVNGQGQVTDIYLERPEGVPHAMPVTVQVADLERALTLTVEEPDGTVRRYPVHPQAHLHDKGRAVQIAPLDRQFGSKTLGQRFATIVAGPVANLLLAVVLFFAFALMTPAVTGRPVVGDVEPGLPAAKAGLAPGDRIVSVNGRAANDWTDLLEAVRASEGRPLTLVVDREGQRLTVTLKPEQRDGRWLVGIAPETRPRTLAEAATYGVVQTWDLSAKIVTFLGLLVGKLFTGEGPEADLSGPVGIFLFTGAAAEQGLASLVHWAAFLSVNLAIFNLLPFPALDGGRLLFLGIEALRGRPVDPEKESLVHFIGLAFLLLLIIVVTWNDIQNLDRLRDIVD from the coding sequence GTGAACGCGATTCTGGCCATCGCCCTCGTGTTCGGGGCTTTGGTGTTTTTCCATGAGCTGGGCCACTTTTTGCTGGCCAAACGGGCCGGCATCCTGGTGCGCGAGTTTGCCATTGGCTTTGGGCCGCGGCTCGTGGCGTTCCGGAAGGGCGAAACGACCTACTCGCTGCGCCTCTTCCCCCTTGGGGGATACGTGCGCATGGCCGGGGAAGACCCGGAAATGGTTCCCCTTGCGACCGGCCGCAAGGTGCATGTCCGGGTGAACGGCCAAGGACAGGTTACCGACATCTACCTCGAGCGGCCGGAGGGCGTCCCGCACGCGATGCCGGTGACGGTGCAGGTGGCCGATCTCGAACGCGCGCTGACGCTGACGGTCGAGGAACCGGACGGCACCGTCCGCCGGTACCCGGTGCATCCGCAGGCCCACCTGCACGACAAGGGGCGCGCCGTGCAGATCGCGCCGCTTGACCGCCAGTTTGGCAGCAAAACCCTTGGCCAGCGCTTTGCCACCATCGTCGCCGGTCCGGTGGCCAACCTGCTCTTGGCTGTGGTGCTGTTTTTCGCCTTTGCCCTGATGACCCCGGCGGTGACCGGCCGGCCGGTGGTGGGCGACGTGGAGCCAGGCCTTCCGGCGGCGAAGGCGGGCCTTGCGCCCGGCGACCGCATCGTCAGCGTCAACGGGCGCGCGGCAAACGACTGGACCGATCTCCTCGAGGCCGTGCGCGCGTCGGAAGGGCGCCCGCTCACCCTGGTCGTGGATCGCGAGGGCCAGCGGCTGACCGTGACGCTGAAGCCGGAGCAGCGCGACGGGCGGTGGCTGGTCGGCATCGCCCCGGAGACGCGGCCGCGCACGCTGGCGGAAGCGGCCACCTACGGCGTGGTGCAAACCTGGGACCTGTCGGCCAAGATCGTCACCTTTTTGGGCCTCCTCGTCGGCAAGCTGTTCACGGGCGAAGGGCCCGAGGCCGACCTGTCCGGCCCCGTGGGGATCTTTCTCTTCACCGGTGCGGCCGCCGAGCAGGGCCTGGCCAGCCTCGTCCACTGGGCGGCCTTCTTGAGCGTCAACCTGGCCATCTTCAACCTGCTGCCGTTCCCCGCCCTCGATGGAGGCCGGCTGCTTTTCCTGGGCATTGAAGCGCTGCGCGGCCGTCCGGTCGACCCGGAAAAGGAGAGCCTGGTCCATTTCATCGGCCTGGCGTTCTTGCTCTTGCTCATCATCGTCGTGACGTGGAACGACATCCAGAACCTCGACCGGCTGCGCGACATCGTCGACTAG